The proteins below are encoded in one region of Lactuca sativa cultivar Salinas chromosome 3, Lsat_Salinas_v11, whole genome shotgun sequence:
- the LOC122197122 gene encoding uncharacterized protein LOC122197122 translates to MNGVAGNDIFKLEVKSGNNTLFWYDPWLSSGILKDKYPALFELDARKKCTIADRISGSTFTWNWKSHPSDLGLGPAVQALIIDLSRIQLAHGTDQYKCKLTGDGKYTVSSVRKVLDSNLSPVSSHSTINWYKVVPIKVLGFIWKAVQGRIPVAVELGSRGILVNSLLCSLCIGQQESVDHVLIGCPFAYGIRENIMSWCGVTLNHCSLQTTVDLLQSISAWGGCPKKRKRLTIISYGMLWCIWRYRNKRLFSNEGVSLIQGTSYIKTMVFYWCKHKGRKTMCSWDECLVSPFSGL, encoded by the coding sequence ATGAATGGAGTTGCCGGGAACGATATCTTTAAGCTGGAGGTTAAGTCTGGGAACAATACCTTATTCTGGTATGATCCCTGGTTAAGTTCAGGGATTCTAAAAGACAAATACCCCGCTCTATTTGAATTGGATGCTCGAAAAAAATGCACAATTGCTGACAGAATATCTGGATCAACCTTCACTTGGAATTGGAAGTCTCATCCCTCAGACCTAGGCCTTGGACCTGCTGTCCAAGCTCTCATTATCGACCTATCTAGGATTCAGCTAGCCCATGGAACAGACCAATACAAATGCAAACTGACTGGGGATGGAAAGTACACAGTTAGTTCGGTTCGGAAGGTCCTTGATAGTAACCTCAGCCCGGTTAGTAGTCACTCGACTATTAACTGGTACAAAGTTGTGCCCATTAAAGTTTTAGGTTTTATATGGAAGGCTGTGCAGGGTAGAATTCCGGTTGCTGTTGAGTTGGGGtcgaggggtattttggtcaattctCTCCTATGTAGCTTGTGTATTGGACAACAGGAGAGTGTTGACCATGTTCTTATTGGCTGTCCGTTTGCATATGGAATCCGAGAGAATATTATGAGCTGGTGCGGTGTCACACTTAATCATTGCTCATTACAAACTACGGTGGATTTACTTCAGTCGATTTCGGCGTGGGGCGGCTGCCCCAAGAAAAGGAAACGGCTTACAATTATAAGCTATGGAATGCTATGGTGCATATGGAGATACAGGAACAAACGTTTGTTTAGCAATGAAGGAGTTTCTTTGATCCAGGGGACTAGTTACATTAAAACTATGGTTTTTTATTGGTGTAAGCATAAGGGTAGGAAAACAATGTGTAGTTGGGATGAATGTTTAGTGTCCCCATTCTCTGGATTGTAA